A stretch of the Massilia sp. W12 genome encodes the following:
- a CDS encoding efflux transporter outer membrane subunit: MRKAHFASTRALVIALSLALSACASAPHSASLPQYELPASLALEGQGAADWQDWAGIWQDQALQDLLREADARNQDLQQAAARLEEARAASQAAHANLFPALDLYANNSRTRSSANTGRLPAGAKLTSNDFNWGLAASYELDVWGKLGQADAAARARVLAAQSNRAAVRMSLYANVVQHYLNLRALDAQYALLQALHSSRSQAHAVLQKRFAAGLANQLELNLAQQEVLAAAQSLSQAQQARSQTEAALAMLAGRSPAQIASPQIARGADLPSLLARSRLPQDTPSEVLQRRPDVRAAQAGLQAAQADLAQARSLYFPSLRLTAAYGRESREMSDLFSPSSMLWNLAANLTQPIFRSGSIDAVVAGSNARQQQAIAQYAQSVQAAFRDVHDALGAYAAGEHNLLAQQQRHTLAQQNRAMQRQREARGLQSALEAANHERDSLQAELALLEAQRQQLQALLGVYRALGGGAA; this comes from the coding sequence ATGCGTAAAGCGCATTTTGCATCCACCCGTGCGCTAGTCATTGCCCTCAGTTTGGCCCTGAGCGCATGCGCCAGCGCGCCGCACAGCGCCAGCCTGCCGCAATATGAATTACCGGCCTCGCTTGCTCTTGAGGGACAGGGCGCAGCGGACTGGCAGGACTGGGCCGGGATCTGGCAAGACCAGGCATTGCAAGACTTATTGCGCGAAGCGGATGCGCGTAATCAGGATTTGCAACAAGCCGCCGCGCGTCTGGAAGAAGCGCGCGCCGCGTCCCAGGCGGCGCATGCGAATCTGTTTCCGGCGCTGGATCTGTACGCCAATAACAGCCGCACCCGCAGCAGCGCCAACACGGGTCGCCTGCCCGCCGGGGCCAAACTGACCTCGAATGATTTCAATTGGGGTCTGGCGGCCAGTTATGAGCTGGATGTATGGGGGAAATTGGGACAGGCGGATGCCGCCGCGCGGGCGCGCGTGCTGGCGGCCCAGTCCAACCGCGCCGCCGTGCGCATGAGTTTGTACGCGAATGTGGTGCAGCATTATCTGAATTTGCGCGCGCTGGACGCACAATATGCGCTGCTGCAAGCGCTGCACAGTTCGCGCAGCCAGGCCCATGCCGTGCTGCAAAAGCGCTTCGCCGCCGGTTTGGCCAATCAGCTCGAACTCAATCTGGCGCAACAGGAGGTGTTGGCGGCGGCGCAAAGCTTGAGTCAGGCGCAGCAAGCGCGCAGCCAGACCGAGGCCGCGCTGGCCATGCTGGCCGGGCGCTCGCCGGCGCAAATCGCATCGCCGCAAATTGCGCGGGGGGCCGATCTGCCCAGCTTGCTGGCGCGCAGCCGCTTGCCGCAAGACACACCATCCGAGGTTTTGCAAAGGCGGCCTGATGTGCGCGCTGCGCAAGCCGGTTTGCAGGCCGCGCAAGCCGATCTGGCGCAGGCGCGCAGTCTGTATTTTCCCAGTCTGCGCCTGACGGCGGCTTATGGCCGCGAGTCGCGCGAGATGAGCGATTTGTTCAGCCCGTCTTCCATGTTGTGGAATCTGGCGGCGAATCTGACCCAGCCCATATTCCGCAGCGGCAGCATTGATGCGGTGGTGGCTGGCAGCAATGCGCGCCAGCAACAGGCAATCGCGCAATATGCGCAGAGTGTGCAGGCGGCGTTTCGCGATGTGCACGACGCGCTCGGCGCGTATGCCGCCGGCGAGCACAATCTGCTGGCGCAGCAGCAGCGCCATACCCTGGCGCAGCAAAACCGCGCCATGCAGCGCCAGCGCGAGGCGCGCGGTTTGCAATCCGCACTGGAAGCCGCCAACCACGAACGCGACAGCTTGCAAGCGGAACTGGCTTTATTGGAAGCGCAGCGCCAGCAATTGCAAGCCCTGCTCGGGGTGTATCGCGCCCTGGGCGGCGGCGCGGCGTGA
- a CDS encoding response regulator transcription factor, with protein sequence MRAPGPLLLLEDDAVFAQTLARSLGRRGFAVQICAQGAAALQACHAQQFDYLCLDMHLEQDSGLHWLPQLRAAQPQARIVMLTGYASIATTVQAIKAGADDYLPKPATLEAILHALQAEAHSPPEVEEAQTPATMSVRRLEWEHIQRVLAEHQGNISQAARALNMHRRTLQRKLGKKPAQE encoded by the coding sequence ATGAGGGCGCCCGGGCCTTTGCTGTTATTGGAAGATGATGCGGTGTTTGCGCAAACGCTGGCGCGCAGTCTGGGGCGGCGCGGGTTTGCGGTGCAGATTTGCGCGCAGGGCGCAGCGGCTTTGCAAGCCTGCCACGCACAGCAATTTGATTATCTTTGTTTGGACATGCATCTGGAACAGGATTCCGGCTTGCACTGGCTGCCGCAATTACGCGCCGCCCAGCCGCAGGCGCGGATTGTGATGTTGACCGGCTACGCCAGCATCGCCACCACGGTGCAGGCGATCAAAGCCGGCGCGGATGATTATTTACCCAAGCCGGCCACGCTGGAAGCGATTTTGCACGCCCTGCAAGCTGAGGCGCACAGCCCGCCGGAAGTCGAAGAAGCGCAAACCCCCGCCACCATGAGCGTGCGCCGGCTGGAGTGGGAACACATCCAGCGCGTGCTGGCGGAACACCAGGGCAATATCTCGCAAGCCGCACGCGCGCTGAATATGCACCGCCGCACCTTGCAGCGCAAATTGGGTAAGAAACCGGCGCAGGAGTAG
- a CDS encoding ATP-binding protein: MLTTPVSTLFAALLPDWPQHAMLRRILLLRLFGWTCQLLALLAAWRWLGLRMPSTPFAALILLALASIAATIWRMRQPRPLSEGGLFLQFLLDLLLYGGLLYLSGGATNPFVSFLLALLALAAAILPPRRTALLAALAVGMYALLWRFYLPLELGNGELAVKLHLAGMWLTFALAALVISWFVARISTTLRMRDTQLAQARERQMQHAQVLALAAQAAGAAHALATPLSTITLLVADLREQTGMNPALAWVEADLQLIEAQLASCRQALQQMRARQANNSAPPPLARWLQEWLDAWRLLHPHAPLELDLAADLQPAPPLSDAWAVAQILQTLLENAQQAAPGKPLMLQVRRQQLHEKAGLSFTLSDHGPGIAPELLPLLGHAPLTSSSGGQGIGLWLAVVAASQIGAELAFGARADGKPGACVRLWLSVPWEEK, translated from the coding sequence ATGCTCACCACGCCCGTCTCCACCTTATTCGCTGCGCTGTTGCCGGATTGGCCGCAGCACGCGATGTTGCGCCGCATACTTTTGTTGCGCCTGTTTGGCTGGACTTGTCAATTGCTGGCGCTGCTGGCCGCCTGGCGCTGGCTGGGTTTGCGCATGCCGTCCACGCCCTTTGCCGCATTGATTTTGCTGGCGCTGGCCAGCATCGCCGCCACCATCTGGCGTATGCGTCAGCCGCGCCCATTGAGCGAAGGCGGGCTGTTTTTGCAATTTCTGCTCGATCTGCTGTTATACGGCGGCTTGCTGTATTTAAGCGGCGGCGCCACCAATCCCTTTGTTTCCTTTTTACTTGCGCTGTTGGCCTTGGCGGCGGCGATTTTGCCGCCGCGCAGAACGGCGCTGTTGGCTGCGCTGGCGGTCGGCATGTATGCCTTGCTGTGGCGCTTTTATCTGCCGCTGGAATTGGGTAATGGCGAGCTGGCGGTGAAATTGCATCTGGCCGGCATGTGGCTCACTTTCGCCCTCGCGGCGCTGGTGATTTCCTGGTTTGTGGCGCGCATTTCCACCACCTTGCGCATGCGCGACACCCAATTGGCGCAGGCGCGCGAACGGCAGATGCAGCATGCGCAAGTGTTGGCGCTGGCGGCGCAGGCGGCGGGGGCGGCGCATGCGCTCGCCACGCCGCTCTCCACCATTACCTTGCTGGTGGCGGATTTGCGCGAGCAAACCGGCATGAATCCGGCGCTCGCCTGGGTCGAGGCGGATTTGCAATTGATCGAGGCGCAACTCGCTTCCTGTCGGCAGGCTTTGCAGCAAATGCGCGCGCGGCAGGCCAACAACAGCGCGCCGCCGCCGCTGGCGCGCTGGTTGCAAGAATGGCTGGACGCCTGGCGCCTGCTGCATCCGCACGCGCCGCTGGAATTGGATCTGGCGGCGGATTTGCAGCCGGCGCCGCCCTTGAGCGATGCCTGGGCGGTGGCGCAAATTTTGCAAACCCTGCTGGAAAATGCGCAACAAGCCGCACCCGGCAAGCCGCTCATGCTGCAAGTGCGGCGCCAGCAATTGCATGAGAAAGCCGGCCTGAGTTTCACCCTGTCTGATCACGGGCCGGGCATTGCGCCGGAACTCTTACCCTTGCTCGGGCATGCGCCGCTGACCTCCAGCAGCGGCGGGCAGGGAATTGGTTTGTGGCTGGCGGTGGTGGCGGCCAGCCAGATCGGCGCGGAATTGGCCTTTGGCGCGCGGGCCGACGGCAAGCCGGGCGCCTGTGTGCGCTTGTGGTTGAGTGTGCCGTGGGAGGAAAAATGA